Proteins from a genomic interval of Acetobacterium woodii DSM 1030:
- the hemW gene encoding radical SAM family heme chaperone HemW: MNTIKIKAAKRLGIYCHIPFCLKKCAYCDFSSFACQEEGIITAYFKDLQQEIKNFVKKNSAADILAVDTIYFGGGTPSSVKVTHIEAIMALFKEVFVICDDAEVTIEINPGTLTAEKAGRYKKAGINRVSVGLQAWQDDLLKMLGRVHNQADFITAMKLLKAAGFENISVDVMYGLPGQKLVDVLETVTELMAFGPTHLSCYSLILEENTKLEKLIASGQLKLPDEDQEREMHWAIDAYLNDHGYQHYEISSYCKPGYESKHNLKYWELVPYLGFGLGAHGYYNGQRYGNTNALKSYSDLITAGKLPGIVEPEMKPAVMMSEWMFLGLRKLNGIRDQEFKACFGKSFFTEYQKVIDSLIEENLLEWDGVVLKLTPTGQDFGNRVFMAFI, encoded by the coding sequence ATGAATACGATAAAAATTAAAGCCGCAAAACGGTTGGGGATCTATTGTCATATTCCTTTTTGTTTGAAAAAATGTGCCTACTGCGATTTTTCGTCGTTTGCCTGTCAAGAGGAGGGAATCATAACGGCGTATTTTAAAGATTTGCAACAGGAAATTAAAAATTTTGTTAAAAAAAATAGCGCTGCCGATATTCTGGCGGTCGATACGATCTATTTTGGTGGCGGCACACCATCGTCAGTCAAGGTTACCCATATTGAAGCAATCATGGCTTTATTTAAGGAAGTTTTTGTGATTTGTGATGATGCGGAGGTTACCATTGAGATCAATCCGGGAACCTTGACAGCCGAAAAGGCCGGTCGTTATAAAAAAGCGGGGATTAATCGGGTAAGTGTCGGACTCCAGGCCTGGCAGGATGATTTGCTTAAAATGCTGGGGCGGGTTCATAATCAGGCTGATTTTATCACGGCGATGAAATTATTAAAAGCAGCTGGGTTTGAGAACATCAGTGTTGATGTGATGTATGGCTTGCCGGGCCAAAAACTGGTTGATGTATTGGAAACAGTAACGGAGCTGATGGCTTTTGGGCCGACGCATCTATCCTGTTATAGCTTAATTTTAGAGGAAAATACCAAACTTGAAAAGCTGATTGCATCAGGCCAGCTAAAGTTGCCGGATGAGGATCAAGAACGGGAAATGCATTGGGCCATTGATGCTTATTTAAACGATCATGGTTATCAACATTATGAGATTTCCAGTTATTGCAAGCCCGGATACGAAAGTAAACATAATCTGAAATACTGGGAACTGGTGCCATATTTGGGTTTTGGTCTGGGGGCTCATGGCTATTATAATGGCCAACGTTATGGCAACACCAATGCGCTTAAAAGTTACAGCGACCTGATTACAGCCGGAAAATTACCGGGAATCGTGGAGCCGGAGATGAAACCGGCGGTGATGATGAGTGAATGGATGTTTTTGGGACTGCGAAAATTAAATGGCATTCGGGATCAAGAGTTTAAGGCCTGTTTTGGAAAAAGTTTTTTCACAGAATATCAAAAAGTAATTGATTCATTAATTGAAGAAAACTTGCTGGAATGGGATGGCGTTGTTTTGAAGCTGACGCCGACCGGGCAGGACTTTGGAAACCGGGTTTTTATGGCCTTTATTTAA
- a CDS encoding tyrosine-protein phosphatase has protein sequence MKKSTTIAIIAGAAAAAIPTTLLIKKYITNKQRLKTNVPGQSESPRDENVPNLTLLKKQPEVKAVQPETFIKDLQTEIKPVVAPGKEKLSYPGLIAPNGRSLYNFKDENNLIFCEETQLGKRLIQLENSINIRDVGGYTGMDGRKIKWRKVIRSEELAHLSDKDVDYFAALRLKHVFDFRNQSKSERQVDRLPKTAQYHLLPIFSGSDITVKHLDFTQPGSVDEFMRHIYKAQTEDRAQCFAEVLKYLTEPSEYPILYHCTNGKDRTGFMTYLILSILGVKEDVIMSDYTLTNLTFDESYNLLGNIMSEELGIENYHLWEFYGVKPEWLKISMDYVNTNFGNVETYLMEKTDLREKDFKKIRDNLLAK, from the coding sequence ATGAAAAAATCAACTACTATTGCCATTATCGCCGGAGCTGCTGCCGCCGCCATCCCTACTACCCTGCTGATCAAGAAATACATCACTAACAAGCAGCGCTTAAAAACAAACGTTCCTGGTCAAAGTGAATCCCCGCGCGACGAAAACGTTCCTAATCTGACCTTGTTAAAAAAACAGCCGGAGGTCAAAGCGGTTCAACCCGAAACCTTTATTAAAGATTTACAAACAGAAATTAAGCCCGTTGTGGCACCGGGAAAAGAAAAATTATCCTATCCGGGACTTATCGCCCCCAATGGTCGCAGCTTATATAATTTTAAAGACGAAAACAATCTCATCTTTTGTGAGGAAACACAATTAGGTAAACGTCTGATTCAATTGGAAAATTCTATCAACATCCGCGACGTTGGTGGTTATACCGGCATGGATGGTCGAAAAATCAAATGGCGTAAAGTGATCCGAAGTGAAGAATTAGCACATCTATCGGATAAAGATGTCGATTATTTTGCCGCTTTACGGCTTAAACATGTTTTTGACTTTCGCAATCAAAGCAAATCTGAACGCCAGGTCGATCGGCTCCCGAAAACCGCCCAATATCATTTGCTCCCCATTTTTTCCGGCTCCGATATAACTGTCAAACATTTAGACTTCACCCAACCCGGCTCAGTCGATGAATTTATGCGGCATATTTATAAAGCTCAAACCGAAGACCGGGCTCAGTGTTTTGCCGAGGTTCTAAAATACTTAACCGAACCATCGGAATACCCGATTCTTTACCACTGCACCAATGGTAAAGATCGAACCGGTTTTATGACCTATCTAATTTTAAGTATCTTAGGCGTTAAAGAAGACGTCATCATGTCGGATTACACCCTTACTAATCTCACTTTTGATGAAAGTTATAATCTTTTGGGTAATATCATGTCCGAAGAATTAGGCATTGAAAACTACCACCTCTGGGAGTTTTACGGCGTTAAACCGGAATGGTTAAAGATTTCCATGGATTATGTCAACACTAATTTTGGTAATGTTGAAACCTATCTCATGGAAAAAACCGATTTAAGAGAGAAGGATTTCAAGAAGATCCGCGATAATTTATTAGCAAAATAA
- a CDS encoding glutamate-5-semialdehyde dehydrogenase yields MQMEERGKIARDAGILLAATNGEMRNEGLKAIAKALEANQDAIIAANQTDMKRSQDENLGAPLLKRLTFDAVKINDVIQGIYSLMELTDPLGATKLSTQLDEGLDLYKVTCPIGVIGVIFESRPDAFVQISTLCLKSGNSVLLKGGREALETNRILAKIIHDATVSVGLPVNWIQNLETREDVTAMLALDQYIDLIIPRGSNSFVKYIMTHSNIPVMGHADGICHIYVHDDADLTQAIDIIVDSKTQYVAACNTLETLLVNENIAQKLLPALKTALDAKNVQLKGDTATQAIIPVEPATEEDWKTEYLDYILSIRIVPDLNTAITHINTYGSGHTDVILTTAEAMAKTFMTLVDSAGVFWNCSTRFSDGFRFGFGAEVGISTSKLHARGPVGLDGLLSYKYKLLGHGQLVADYASGKSQFTHVTQNTNCPI; encoded by the coding sequence ATGCAAATGGAAGAACGTGGAAAAATAGCCCGTGATGCCGGTATCCTATTAGCCGCTACCAATGGAGAAATGAGAAACGAAGGCCTTAAGGCCATTGCCAAAGCACTCGAAGCAAACCAGGACGCGATCATCGCTGCCAATCAAACCGATATGAAACGCAGTCAGGATGAAAACCTCGGTGCTCCGCTGCTGAAACGACTCACCTTCGACGCCGTCAAAATAAACGACGTCATCCAGGGCATTTACAGTCTCATGGAATTAACCGATCCTTTAGGTGCTACCAAACTATCTACCCAGTTGGATGAAGGTTTAGATCTTTACAAGGTTACTTGCCCTATCGGGGTGATCGGGGTGATTTTTGAATCGCGTCCCGACGCCTTTGTCCAAATCTCAACCCTCTGTTTGAAAAGCGGGAATAGCGTCCTCCTTAAAGGTGGTCGAGAAGCGCTGGAAACCAACCGGATTCTGGCCAAAATCATTCATGATGCCACTGTTTCGGTGGGCTTACCTGTCAACTGGATTCAAAATCTGGAAACCCGGGAAGATGTTACTGCAATGTTGGCATTGGATCAATACATCGATCTTATTATCCCCCGGGGTTCAAACAGTTTTGTTAAATATATTATGACCCATTCCAATATTCCAGTTATGGGTCATGCCGATGGCATCTGCCATATCTATGTTCATGACGATGCCGATCTGACTCAAGCAATCGATATTATTGTCGATTCCAAAACTCAGTACGTTGCTGCCTGTAACACACTAGAGACCCTTTTGGTCAACGAGAACATTGCCCAAAAACTCCTTCCCGCTCTCAAAACAGCTTTAGACGCCAAAAATGTGCAGCTAAAAGGAGACACTGCCACTCAAGCCATCATCCCGGTGGAACCTGCCACCGAAGAAGACTGGAAAACCGAATATCTGGATTATATTCTTTCGATTAGGATTGTCCCTGATCTGAATACCGCCATCACCCATATTAATACCTACGGTTCCGGTCATACCGATGTCATCCTGACGACCGCTGAAGCAATGGCCAAAACCTTTATGACGCTGGTCGATTCAGCCGGTGTTTTCTGGAATTGCTCGACCCGCTTCAGTGATGGCTTCCGATTTGGTTTTGGTGCCGAAGTTGGCATCAGCACCAGTAAGCTTCATGCCCGCGGACCTGTTGGTCTGGATGGTCTGCTGAGTTATAAATATAAACTTTTAGGCCACGGCCAATTGGTCGCTGACTATGCCAGCGGCAAAAGCCAATTTACCCACGTGACCCAAAATACCAACTGCCCAATATAA
- a CDS encoding Ig-like domain-containing protein, producing MRKSYIVILMTILLMGTVLTANVFAAAKDDQTNGAKAAIGLSTISASQSVDVTYHTHVQNQGWEPIWVTDGAAAGTVGQSLRLEGIEIKLNGDLPEGAKIEYRTHVQNQGWEKYWICDGYASGSQGMGLRLEGIQIRLVNMPEYSVQYRTHVQNQGWEKSWAKDGETSGTEGQGLRLEGIQIRIVREDADLSAYKKVLATAKSCVKVDYSTYSWNVLQTAIADNVVTVSNTQEEVDAATQAIQAAYDGLETEAQAMVYDQAGTFGPNSGVEIINKDVMVKADGVILQNFHIKGNLIITEEVGQGNVTLNNITVDGETYVRGGGQNSIHINGGDYKNIIVQETSSGKVRIVATNAKGLAVIIAEDANGEDLILEGHFESVQVNAPQMNISTQGTTVIDKMVIAKDAAGSSVNLDQNSRIEKMVLNGKTAVKGQGRIVHADVNADHITYEKAPDNQTIGGNVKVPPTAPPVSVTGITVSSVNDETTLEKGSTLQMNAIVTPEDATNNKVIWSVANGTGMASISSTGLLTAVKVGTVTVKATARDGSEKNGTKLITITEIQAGTIATTSTITAGAVNPIITITLTNDTFTSKVTAIGNWDNAMGATGLSIAAITKDSNQQVTIKMTGTSKSGIIKLSAKAAALTKGLASNTLSIEGASVLVTNIMVTTPGNVTTVDRGKTLQMAVAVLPATATNKNITWSVITGTGTATIDSSGILVPTTAGSITVKATAQDGSEKYGTITITIQEPVTTTIATASHIANGETNPGIVVTLMNDTFTASADSLSNWDIKSGETGLTVDAASKTSGSQVTFYTKGTAKFGELTLKAKAGALTKGLASNVLSIKIAGISDFAETEKTDKTVSFSWTAATGATTVKLQQSLKGANSWTDSNTEVLSGISTHATVTELSPATAYDFRLVVVGGTYSGFSNVLENIITKETVIVRSDNDVLQDAGNTGGTALDYNFVGATKVLKIDAKNKNLPYYPKSGSTPPSDENWLGLLIPVPMGVDTTKVTATMNTNNCSDLFLADGNYIEYIPVKGADLTDGKATYTWTINWGSGYAPETITINLINVAGLETLADTYITQVIKTNELSKSGGAYATSFTWRSSKGVGKQNVTTSGSYNYYEDGAYLRFQIGKVETDGSVTVMKFSDVLETGSAENDTVGGMTLQTGTGTVCDMDGSSRERADWGLSGYEGYKTNLPNDGNYLFYGLIQNATVGTKTVGFASGDERSVNLTLTPKTGLVAGSYRLIIETVHQGFENDGNSNSIAYDFTV from the coding sequence ATGAGAAAAAGTTATATAGTCATATTGATGACGATCCTGTTGATGGGAACAGTATTAACTGCAAACGTTTTTGCAGCCGCAAAAGATGATCAAACAAATGGAGCAAAAGCTGCGATCGGTTTGTCGACGATTAGTGCCAGTCAGTCGGTTGATGTAACTTATCATACCCATGTCCAAAATCAGGGGTGGGAGCCGATTTGGGTAACTGATGGCGCAGCGGCCGGAACGGTGGGACAGAGTTTACGGCTGGAAGGGATTGAAATTAAGCTAAACGGAGATTTGCCGGAGGGGGCGAAAATCGAATACCGTACCCATGTCCAAAATCAAGGTTGGGAAAAATATTGGATCTGTGATGGTTATGCGTCAGGGTCACAGGGAATGGGTTTGCGGCTGGAAGGAATTCAAATTCGCTTGGTTAATATGCCGGAATATTCAGTTCAGTATCGTACGCATGTTCAGAATCAGGGATGGGAAAAGAGCTGGGCAAAAGATGGTGAAACGTCGGGGACTGAGGGACAAGGTTTACGGCTGGAAGGAATTCAAATTCGAATTGTTAGAGAAGATGCCGATTTGAGTGCGTACAAAAAAGTCTTGGCAACGGCAAAAAGTTGTGTAAAAGTAGATTATTCAACGTACTCCTGGAATGTGCTGCAGACCGCAATTGCCGATAATGTCGTTACTGTCAGCAATACCCAGGAAGAGGTTGATGCCGCCACCCAGGCCATCCAGGCTGCTTATGACGGGCTGGAAACGGAAGCTCAGGCAATGGTTTATGACCAGGCGGGAACTTTTGGACCGAATAGCGGTGTCGAAATAATCAATAAAGATGTGATGGTTAAAGCCGATGGTGTGATACTACAAAATTTTCATATCAAAGGAAACTTGATCATCACGGAAGAAGTCGGTCAGGGAAATGTGACCCTCAATAATATTACCGTCGACGGTGAAACGTATGTCCGCGGTGGCGGCCAAAATAGTATTCATATCAATGGCGGTGACTATAAAAATATCATTGTGCAGGAAACATCGTCGGGAAAAGTGCGCATTGTGGCAACCAATGCCAAAGGTTTGGCAGTGATCATTGCTGAAGATGCAAACGGCGAAGACCTGATCCTTGAAGGTCATTTCGAAAGTGTACAGGTGAATGCTCCGCAGATGAATATTTCAACGCAGGGCACAACGGTTATCGATAAGATGGTAATAGCTAAAGACGCCGCGGGAAGCTCAGTTAATTTAGATCAGAATTCCCGGATAGAAAAAATGGTGCTAAACGGAAAAACCGCAGTTAAAGGACAAGGTCGAATTGTTCATGCTGATGTGAATGCGGATCATATTACCTATGAAAAAGCTCCGGATAATCAGACTATTGGGGGAAATGTCAAAGTTCCGCCAACAGCGCCGCCGGTTAGTGTCACGGGGATCACAGTTAGCAGCGTTAATGATGAAACAACGTTGGAAAAAGGCAGTACGTTACAGATGAATGCCATCGTGACACCAGAAGATGCCACGAATAATAAGGTCATCTGGTCGGTGGCAAACGGCACCGGAATGGCAAGTATCAGTAGTACCGGGTTGTTGACGGCGGTCAAAGTAGGAACGGTAACAGTTAAAGCAACAGCCCGGGATGGATCGGAAAAAAATGGCACAAAACTGATTACCATAACGGAGATACAAGCCGGAACCATTGCGACAACATCAACCATTACCGCTGGTGCCGTTAACCCAATAATAACAATAACCTTAACCAATGATACCTTTACATCAAAAGTCACGGCGATCGGGAATTGGGATAATGCGATGGGAGCAACGGGTTTAAGCATTGCTGCAATTACCAAAGATTCAAATCAACAAGTAACCATAAAAATGACCGGAACATCAAAAAGTGGCATAATAAAATTGTCTGCCAAGGCGGCGGCATTGACAAAAGGGCTTGCCAGTAACACGTTATCGATTGAAGGGGCTTCGGTTTTAGTAACGAATATAATGGTAACAACGCCTGGAAATGTGACCACCGTTGATCGGGGAAAAACGCTCCAAATGGCGGTGGCAGTTTTGCCAGCAACCGCGACAAATAAAAATATAACATGGTCGGTAATAACCGGAACCGGAACCGCCACCATTGACAGTTCCGGGATATTGGTGCCAACAACCGCCGGTTCCATAACGGTCAAAGCAACAGCTCAGGATGGCTCTGAAAAATACGGAACGATCACCATAACAATTCAGGAACCAGTCACCACAACAATCGCCACAGCCAGCCACATCGCTAATGGCGAAACAAATCCTGGCATTGTTGTTACGCTTATGAATGACACCTTTACAGCCAGTGCGGATTCGTTGTCGAATTGGGACATAAAGTCAGGCGAAACCGGATTAACGGTGGATGCTGCGTCAAAAACCAGTGGCAGCCAAGTAACGTTTTATACCAAGGGTACCGCTAAATTTGGCGAACTGACGCTGAAGGCCAAGGCTGGAGCCTTAACTAAAGGTTTAGCAAGTAATGTCCTTTCAATAAAGATTGCGGGTATTAGCGATTTTGCAGAAACAGAAAAAACCGATAAAACGGTCAGTTTTTCCTGGACCGCGGCAACCGGAGCCACCACAGTGAAGTTACAGCAATCCCTAAAAGGGGCGAATAGCTGGACGGATTCTAATACCGAAGTGTTAAGTGGCATCTCAACTCATGCCACAGTCACTGAGTTGTCACCAGCAACGGCGTATGACTTTAGATTGGTGGTTGTTGGTGGCACTTATTCGGGATTTTCAAACGTTTTAGAGAATATAATAACGAAAGAAACTGTAATTGTCAGAAGTGACAATGACGTTTTGCAGGATGCTGGTAACACTGGTGGAACCGCCTTAGATTACAATTTCGTTGGCGCTACAAAAGTTTTGAAGATTGATGCCAAAAATAAAAATCTTCCCTATTATCCCAAGTCCGGGTCAACACCACCAAGCGATGAAAATTGGTTGGGGTTATTAATACCGGTTCCTATGGGTGTCGATACAACCAAGGTGACGGCTACAATGAATACCAATAATTGTTCAGATCTATTTTTGGCAGATGGCAACTATATAGAATATATCCCGGTTAAAGGTGCCGACTTGACCGATGGGAAAGCAACCTATACCTGGACAATTAATTGGGGTTCCGGTTATGCGCCGGAAACGATCACGATTAATCTTATTAATGTAGCCGGACTTGAGACGTTAGCAGATACATATATAACTCAGGTGATAAAAACTAACGAACTGAGCAAGTCTGGTGGTGCTTATGCGACATCGTTCACATGGCGCTCCAGCAAGGGCGTTGGAAAACAAAATGTAACAACAAGCGGTAGTTACAATTATTATGAAGATGGTGCTTATCTGCGTTTTCAGATTGGCAAGGTAGAAACGGATGGTAGTGTCACGGTAATGAAATTTAGTGATGTTTTAGAAACCGGATCAGCTGAGAATGATACTGTCGGCGGAATGACGTTGCAAACCGGAACAGGCACTGTTTGTGATATGGATGGCTCTTCACGGGAACGTGCCGACTGGGGCTTGTCTGGTTATGAGGGATACAAAACGAATTTGCCAAATGACGGAAATTATTTATTTTATGGTTTGATTCAAAACGCTACAGTTGGCACAAAAACAGTTGGGTTTGCTTCTGGCGATGAAAGAAGTGTCAATTTGACCTTAACGCCAAAAACGGGATTGGTAGCGGGTTCTTATCGCTTAATAATTGAAACAGTGCATCAAGGTTTTGAAAACGACGGAAATAGTAATTCGATTGCTTATGATTTTACAGTTTAA